The proteins below come from a single Chryseobacterium nepalense genomic window:
- a CDS encoding ferric siderophore ABC transporter substrate-binding protein yields MRSHIIDKNEQNRDRVKSALLSILIWSAILLFVFLYKLKPELDEQPEIVTTMLVNFGDNRNGNGAEEPADQPGSLAAATENVTDPAEAAVPETKTVLKPEPQPETQKSEAKEKIITGNNSKITVPKKEESKAETKKSAASTSAAKNTKKSGAVTSNSKTGNGDGKGTAAIGNLIRGRGTKAGSQGDGDGIGNAGDPLGGDGNGDSRVGIDRKLVGFIPGTMGRGGAQPANSCTASGTITISYTVDKAGNVVSARRSGGTSDPCITSNAISWVKKYVKAERASVSSTGTYKITF; encoded by the coding sequence ATGAGGAGCCATATTATAGATAAAAATGAACAAAATAGAGACCGGGTAAAAAGTGCATTGCTTTCTATCCTGATCTGGTCTGCCATCCTGCTGTTTGTTTTTTTATATAAGCTGAAACCAGAGCTGGATGAGCAGCCTGAAATTGTAACCACCATGCTGGTAAACTTTGGAGACAACAGAAACGGAAACGGTGCAGAAGAACCTGCCGATCAGCCGGGAAGCTTGGCTGCAGCAACGGAAAATGTTACTGATCCTGCAGAAGCCGCTGTTCCGGAAACCAAAACCGTTTTAAAACCTGAGCCTCAGCCTGAAACCCAAAAATCTGAAGCAAAAGAAAAAATTATTACCGGAAATAATTCAAAAATAACGGTACCTAAAAAAGAAGAATCCAAAGCGGAAACTAAAAAATCTGCTGCAAGCACAAGTGCTGCTAAAAACACTAAAAAATCAGGAGCGGTAACTTCCAATTCAAAAACAGGAAACGGTGACGGAAAAGGAACTGCAGCCATCGGAAATCTCATCAGAGGAAGAGGAACTAAAGCCGGAAGCCAGGGAGATGGAGACGGCATCGGAAATGCAGGAGATCCTTTGGGTGGAGACGGAAACGGCGACAGCAGAGTGGGAATCGACAGAAAGCTGGTGGGCTTCATACCGGGAACAATGGGAAGAGGGGGAGCGCAACCTGCGAACAGCTGTACTGCAAGCGGAACAATCACCATATCTTATACGGTTGATAAAGCAGGAAATGTAGTGTCTGCAAGAAGATCAGGTGGAACATCCGATCCATGCATCACCTCAAATGCTATTTCTTGGGTAAAGAAATATGTAAAAGCTGAGAGAGCCAGTGTTTCTTCCACCGGAACTTATAAAATCACTTTTTAA
- a CDS encoding ExbD/TolR family protein codes for MKIQRRNKANPEFSLAAMTDVILLMLIFFMVTSSAANQSAIDVKLPKTGAVEDNIPNPLTVSIKPDGSYFVDDSPVEKAQLEQTIVNKLTNQTNKSFTIRADENTMHKDVVFVMEIAEKYKFNIAIATVKDK; via the coding sequence ATGAAAATTCAGAGAAGAAATAAAGCAAATCCTGAGTTCAGTCTCGCAGCGATGACCGATGTTATCCTGCTGATGCTGATCTTCTTTATGGTAACATCATCCGCGGCCAATCAAAGTGCCATCGATGTAAAGTTACCTAAAACGGGAGCTGTTGAAGATAATATACCAAATCCTTTAACCGTAAGCATCAAGCCGGACGGATCTTATTTTGTAGACGACAGTCCTGTAGAAAAAGCACAGCTTGAACAGACGATCGTGAATAAGCTGACTAATCAGACCAATAAATCTTTTACGATCAGGGCTGATGAAAATACTATGCACAAAGATGTTGTTTTTGTAATGGAAATTGCTGAGAAATACAAATTCAATATTGCCATTGCGACAGTTAAAGATAAATAA
- a CDS encoding MotA/TolQ/ExbB proton channel family protein, with the protein MLITELTQILFAQVATPTVAAEDLEFSFWKIMFHGGAFAKIVMVTVLLLGVFSVYLFFERFFFIKRLTSKTDANFMDNIEDFIKEGKMESALDYCKRQNSPEGRILEKGISRLGRPVSDIVSAMESQAQVEVANMEKNLNLLAVVPSIAPMLGLLGTVIGMIIAFFNLSHASGSFSPKTLSEGIYTALGQTAVGLAVAIPANFFYNLLLTRIDKFVLKAQNMSGEFLDLINKPL; encoded by the coding sequence ATGCTGATAACGGAACTTACTCAGATTTTGTTTGCACAGGTTGCTACACCTACGGTAGCGGCGGAAGATTTAGAATTTTCATTTTGGAAAATCATGTTTCACGGAGGTGCCTTCGCCAAAATAGTAATGGTGACCGTACTCCTGCTCGGTGTATTTTCCGTATATCTGTTCTTTGAACGTTTTTTCTTTATTAAAAGGCTTACCTCTAAAACGGATGCCAACTTCATGGATAATATTGAAGACTTTATCAAAGAAGGAAAAATGGAATCTGCACTGGATTATTGTAAAAGACAAAACTCTCCTGAAGGCCGTATTCTGGAAAAAGGAATTTCAAGATTGGGAAGACCGGTTTCCGATATCGTAAGTGCAATGGAATCCCAGGCACAGGTTGAGGTTGCCAATATGGAAAAAAACCTTAATCTTTTGGCGGTAGTACCAAGTATTGCTCCGATGCTGGGACTTTTGGGAACGGTAATCGGGATGATTATCGCTTTCTTTAACCTTTCTCACGCTAGCGGATCTTTTTCACCTAAAACTTTGTCAGAAGGTATTTACACGGCGTTGGGACAAACAGCGGTGGGACTTGCAGTAGCAATTCCGGCGAACTTTTTCTACAATTTATTATTAACAAGAATTGATAAGTTTGTATTGAAAGCACAGAACATGTCCGGAGAATTTTTAGATCTTATCAACAAACCTTTATAA
- a CDS encoding DUF885 domain-containing protein: MKHIISKSIVGLSLVLSLTSCKKSDSPLTKVTPSNIDSIASNYYEQYLKLYPLDATSQGDLRYNDQLPITIDKDFISGEVAFYRSVQKQLENVDYKNLSDEDKVVYDVLNFTLKDKIQAYDYHPEYIPFTQFGGLPLNFPLYGSGEGSQPFKTEKDYSDWLKRMEKFPDWMNAATDNFREGISNKMVLPKKLVIKMIPQMRAEEIITADWEKNIFYGPVRNFPKDFTKEQKDKFSKLYKDAITQKIIPAYTKMGDFLEKEYLPKARDTDGYNSLPNGKEIYQYYAKSWTTTDKTPEEINKTGLQQVAMLRAEMEKVKQQVGFSGTLEEFISYVKTDPKAMPYKTSKEVLDAFNGILTKITPKLKTMFSVTPKTKFEIRQTEKFREASASAEYIQGTPDGKRPGIFYVPLPDPSKFNVTSGMESLFLHEAIPGHHYQVSLQQENTKLPKFMRFGWFGAYGEGWAHYCETLGPEFGLYTDPYQKMGYLSDQMLRAVRLVVDTGLHTGRMTREEAIKYFLSNISYDEAGATAEVERYMAMPGQALGYKIGSLRIRELREKYQKELGGKFSLAKFHDEILNQGCLPLDVLNRKMELWAKKQK, from the coding sequence ATGAAACATATCATATCGAAAAGCATTGTAGGTTTGAGCCTGGTGCTGAGCCTCACTTCCTGCAAAAAATCTGATTCCCCTTTAACCAAAGTCACGCCCTCTAATATCGATTCTATTGCTTCCAATTATTATGAGCAGTACCTGAAACTTTATCCGCTTGACGCCACTTCGCAGGGTGACTTACGATATAACGACCAGCTTCCGATCACCATTGATAAAGATTTTATTTCCGGGGAAGTGGCTTTTTATCGCTCCGTACAGAAACAGCTCGAAAACGTAGACTACAAAAACCTTTCCGATGAAGATAAAGTGGTTTATGATGTATTGAACTTCACACTGAAAGATAAAATCCAGGCGTACGATTATCATCCGGAATATATTCCTTTTACCCAGTTTGGCGGACTGCCGCTTAACTTTCCGCTTTATGGGAGCGGAGAAGGAAGCCAGCCTTTTAAAACAGAAAAAGACTACAGCGACTGGCTCAAAAGAATGGAAAAGTTTCCGGACTGGATGAACGCTGCAACGGATAATTTCCGGGAAGGGATCAGCAATAAGATGGTTTTACCTAAGAAACTGGTAATCAAAATGATTCCGCAGATGAGAGCCGAAGAAATCATAACTGCGGATTGGGAAAAGAATATTTTCTATGGGCCGGTAAGAAATTTCCCAAAAGATTTTACCAAAGAACAGAAAGATAAATTTTCAAAATTGTATAAAGATGCCATTACACAAAAGATCATTCCGGCTTATACAAAAATGGGAGACTTCTTAGAAAAAGAATATTTACCAAAAGCAAGAGATACAGACGGTTATAACAGTCTTCCTAACGGAAAAGAAATTTATCAGTATTACGCAAAAAGCTGGACTACAACAGATAAAACCCCTGAAGAAATCAATAAAACAGGACTTCAGCAGGTGGCCATGCTTCGTGCCGAAATGGAAAAAGTAAAACAGCAGGTGGGCTTTAGCGGAACGCTTGAGGAGTTCATCAGCTATGTAAAAACAGACCCAAAAGCGATGCCTTACAAAACATCAAAAGAAGTGCTGGATGCTTTTAATGGAATTTTAACGAAAATCACGCCTAAACTGAAAACGATGTTTTCCGTAACTCCAAAGACGAAGTTTGAGATCAGGCAGACGGAAAAATTCAGGGAAGCCAGTGCGAGTGCGGAATATATCCAGGGAACTCCGGATGGAAAAAGACCGGGGATTTTCTATGTCCCGCTTCCGGATCCGTCCAAATTCAATGTGACTTCAGGAATGGAATCTCTGTTTTTGCATGAGGCGATACCAGGACATCATTACCAGGTTTCTTTACAGCAGGAAAACACCAAGCTTCCGAAATTCATGAGATTCGGGTGGTTCGGTGCGTATGGTGAAGGATGGGCGCATTACTGTGAAACGTTAGGTCCGGAATTCGGATTGTATACGGATCCTTATCAGAAAATGGGCTATCTGAGTGACCAAATGCTGAGAGCTGTAAGACTTGTGGTTGATACAGGCCTCCATACCGGAAGAATGACAAGAGAAGAAGCTATCAAATATTTTCTGAGCAATATTTCTTATGATGAAGCCGGCGCAACGGCTGAAGTAGAACGATACATGGCAATGCCCGGACAGGCTTTAGGTTATAAAATTGGTTCTTTGAGGATTCGTGAGTTAAGGGAAAAATATCAGAAAGAACTGGGCGGCAAATTCAGCCTGGCCAAGTTTCATGATGAAATTCTGAATCAGGGCTGTCTTCCTTTGGATGTCCTGAACCGGAAGATGGAATTGTGGGCGAAAAAGCAGAAATAA
- a CDS encoding DUF1398 domain-containing protein — translation MFTVEQIEHAHSKVQSGADFPNYIKEIKEFGVQSFETWVKDSHTEYFGENGYTTKSRPQYDELAVENKVDKELFINQLKSHQHGETDYMKFCEDCARTGIEKWIVDLNQFSCIYYDKAGNTILTEEIPH, via the coding sequence ATGTTTACTGTAGAACAAATTGAACATGCGCACAGCAAAGTACAGTCGGGTGCCGATTTTCCGAATTACATCAAAGAAATAAAAGAATTCGGTGTACAGTCTTTCGAAACCTGGGTAAAAGACAGTCATACGGAATATTTTGGAGAGAACGGCTACACCACAAAATCCCGGCCTCAATATGATGAACTAGCCGTTGAAAACAAAGTTGATAAAGAATTATTTATCAACCAATTAAAAAGTCATCAGCATGGTGAAACAGATTATATGAAATTCTGCGAAGACTGTGCCCGGACAGGAATTGAGAAGTGGATTGTGGATCTTAATCAATTTTCCTGCATCTATTATGATAAAGCAGGTAATACAATTCTTACGGAAGAAATTCCTCATTAA
- a CDS encoding DinB family protein, which yields MIQSLQSLFTRDLNKLKTEIESYQNEENIWKTDNNISNSAGNLCLHLVGNLNHYIGATLGNSGYIRNRDLEFSLKNIPRTELIQQIERTIETVDLTLGNLSAEELQKAYPSEPLGYAMTTEYFLIHLFGHLSYHLGQINYHRRLLDVK from the coding sequence ATGATACAAAGTTTACAATCCCTTTTCACAAGAGATTTAAATAAATTAAAAACAGAAATCGAATCTTATCAAAACGAAGAAAACATCTGGAAAACCGATAATAATATTTCTAATTCAGCCGGGAACCTTTGTCTCCATCTGGTAGGAAACCTTAATCACTATATTGGAGCCACACTTGGAAATTCCGGCTATATAAGAAACAGGGACCTTGAATTTTCATTAAAAAATATACCAAGGACAGAATTGATTCAGCAGATTGAAAGAACTATTGAAACTGTAGACCTTACGCTTGGAAATTTATCTGCGGAAGAACTTCAGAAAGCATATCCTTCCGAACCTTTGGGCTATGCCATGACAACAGAGTATTTCCTGATTCACCTGTTCGGGCATTTAAGCTATCATCTTGGGCAGATAAATTATCATCGAAGATTGCTTGATGTGAAGTAA
- a CDS encoding endonuclease III domain-containing protein: MTKKQRAELVQRELEKLYPQVPIPLDHTDPYTLMVAVALSAQTTDKKVNQVTPELFRIAGTPQKMAKLEVEEIKELIKEIGLSNTKAKNLKRMAELLLERHHGVVPQTYEELEALPGVGHKTASVVMSQGFGFPAFPVDTHIHRLMTQWKLTSGKNVVETEKDAKAIWPESVWNKLHLQIIFYGREYSPARGKGEKDFITKMLFEK; this comes from the coding sequence ATGACAAAAAAGCAAAGAGCGGAGCTTGTTCAGAGAGAATTGGAAAAATTGTATCCTCAAGTACCGATTCCGTTGGATCATACCGACCCTTACACGTTGATGGTTGCGGTGGCACTTTCGGCACAGACTACCGATAAAAAAGTAAACCAGGTTACTCCGGAACTGTTCAGGATTGCAGGAACTCCCCAAAAAATGGCAAAGCTGGAGGTGGAAGAAATTAAGGAACTGATCAAAGAAATCGGGTTATCCAATACGAAGGCAAAGAACCTTAAAAGAATGGCAGAACTGCTTTTGGAAAGACATCATGGAGTAGTACCGCAAACTTATGAAGAACTCGAAGCACTTCCGGGAGTAGGCCACAAAACGGCTTCAGTAGTGATGAGCCAGGGTTTCGGATTTCCTGCTTTTCCGGTAGATACCCATATTCATCGTTTAATGACGCAATGGAAACTGACCTCCGGAAAAAACGTTGTAGAAACAGAAAAAGATGCAAAAGCCATATGGCCGGAAAGCGTGTGGAATAAACTTCATCTCCAGATTATTTTCTATGGAAGAGAATATTCTCCGGCAAGAGGAAAAGGAGAGAAAGATTTTATTACGAAAATGCTATTCGAAAAATAA
- the bcp gene encoding thioredoxin-dependent thiol peroxidase has protein sequence MLKVGEKLPQFEGINQDGETVRSEQLIGKKLVIFFYPQANTPTCTVEACNLSDNYSKLEKAGFQLLGISGDSVKKQKNFHSKFAFPYDLIADESHEILEKFGVWQEKTTFGKTYMGIVRTTFIFDEKGICERVIEKVTSKTAAEQILEG, from the coding sequence ATGCTTAAAGTCGGCGAAAAATTACCTCAATTTGAAGGAATAAATCAGGATGGAGAAACCGTACGTTCTGAACAATTAATCGGAAAGAAACTGGTTATTTTCTTTTATCCCCAGGCCAATACGCCAACCTGCACGGTAGAAGCCTGTAACCTGAGTGATAATTACTCAAAACTGGAAAAGGCTGGTTTTCAACTGTTGGGAATCAGCGGAGACTCGGTAAAAAAACAGAAAAACTTTCACAGCAAGTTTGCTTTTCCTTATGATCTCATCGCTGATGAGAGCCACGAAATTCTTGAAAAATTCGGAGTTTGGCAGGAAAAAACAACTTTCGGGAAAACGTATATGGGAATTGTGAGAACGACCTTTATTTTTGATGAAAAAGGAATCTGTGAAAGAGTTATTGAAAAAGTAACATCAAAGACTGCTGCGGAGCAGATTCTGGAAGGATAA
- a CDS encoding GNAT family N-acetyltransferase, producing the protein MSLKNQTNLQNGDKFYETERLILRPMAAEDAEFILTLYNSPKFIQYIGDRYIRTVADAENYIERRFLPQFEKLGFGNYLILTKEGNQKIGGVGIFERDGLDVMDIGFSLLEEFEGKGYAYEAALKIKSVGMNDFGLKKLSAITTKDNASSQKLIEKLGLKFQKFVTIPGDPEELMYYETE; encoded by the coding sequence ATGAGCCTAAAAAATCAAACAAATCTACAAAACGGAGATAAGTTTTACGAAACCGAACGGCTGATCCTGCGTCCTATGGCTGCGGAAGATGCCGAATTTATCCTTACACTTTATAACAGTCCCAAGTTTATCCAGTATATCGGTGACCGCTATATCAGGACGGTTGCTGATGCGGAAAATTATATTGAACGGAGATTCCTTCCTCAGTTTGAAAAACTGGGTTTTGGAAATTATTTAATTTTAACCAAAGAAGGAAATCAAAAAATCGGAGGCGTGGGAATATTTGAAAGAGACGGGCTGGATGTTATGGATATCGGTTTCTCCCTCCTCGAAGAATTTGAAGGAAAAGGATATGCTTACGAAGCGGCTTTAAAAATAAAATCAGTTGGGATGAATGATTTTGGCTTAAAAAAACTTTCAGCAATTACTACAAAAGATAATGCTTCTTCCCAAAAATTAATTGAAAAGCTGGGATTGAAATTTCAGAAATTTGTTACCATTCCGGGAGATCCGGAGGAGTTGATGTATTATGAAACAGAGTAA